Within the Calditrichota bacterium genome, the region TCCAACAGTAGGTGGCGGTGTTGTGAAAGATGCAAAAGAATCGATTTTGTTAAAAGCCAGCATTGTAGCTCATGAAACTAAATAATAAAGCATAGGAGAATAATAGTGAAAATCAAAGCCCATGTAATTTCAGCATTTATAGCATTTCTGACCATTGCACTGTTTTTTAGTTCAACAATTGTGGTTGAAATAATAGGAAGTCCTGACTCAATTTATTTTGTAAAGAAAAGCATTTTATATGGATTGCTAATTTTGATTCCAGCAATGATGGCAACAGGCATCACTGGGAATCTTATCGCAAAAAATAAAAAGGGAAAGCTTATTCAGAAAAAATTAACACGTCTGAAAATCATAGCATCTAATGGTGTTTTAATTCTTATTCCATGCGCATTTTTATTGGAATCATTAGCGGGCGCTGGAAATTACAATGAATGGTTTTATTCCATCCAGGGATTGGAATTAATAGCCGGTGCGACAAATCTTTATTTTCTTGGATTAAATATGAAGGATGGCTTTTTGCTTTCAGGAAGATTTAAAAAAGCAAATAAAACCATGCCCATTAGCAATTGTTGGTAGTAGTTATTTTAGCTTCAATAATTTGTATTAAATTTTTCATTTATATTTTATTTATTCAGAAAGGAGAAATTGCCACGATATACCATATTTGTCTTCACACCATCCAAATTTCTTTCCAAATCCGTAATCACCTTCACCTTTGTAGTTGTCTAAAGGAACCATTATCTGACCACCATTTGAAGAAAGCTTTTCGAAAAGTGTTTGTATTAAATCATCAGAATTATCACTTATGAATAGTGAAACTGCAGGTGTAAATGACCAAGCATGATTATAGTTACTTTCAGAAACCATGTA harbors:
- a CDS encoding VOC family protein, producing the protein MKTTTFLTFVGDKCGKAEEAIKFYTSIFPNSEIKSIKKYSEEEAGGTPELIKYGVFTLNGTDYMVSESNYNHAWSFTPAVSLFISDNSDDLIQTLFEKLSSNGGQIMVPLDNYKGEGDYGFGKKFGWCEDKYGISWQFLLSE